CAGCATCATTCGTGAAACATATGGTTTGAGTAGAATTCGGAACCGGGTTACATTCTTCACCCGTTACACCGTCTATGGAAGGGTTAACCGATTTCTTCATCCAGCCTAGGAGGTGATCGAAGGACCGATTCTCCATGACCAAAACAACGACCGTTTTGATTGGTGATTGCCATTGATGGGAAGCTTGAGCTACATGGGTCAATGTGAGAAGAAAGTAGAGTGCAAGAAAGTGTGAGAGAGTAAAGGAAGCTGATGGCTTCATGAATGGATTAGTTTTCTCAGGAAGGTGTGAGAAAGAAGATTTGATTCTGTGGTTTTGTTTTCGCTTGGATTGATTTTAGAAAGAACATAAAGACTGTGGAGAGATAATTGTCTCTTTGAACCAAAAAGCAATAAATAGAGGTTAGAAGAAAATCAAAAGATTAACCCAAGTTACAAAAAAAAAAAAAAATCAAAAGATGAAGAGAGAGAGAAGTACAGAGTGAGAAGGTTTGATTTAAACGAGAAACTCTCAGAGAGCAATATCACAAGTTATGGCGTCTACTTACTGCTTTTATTTTAACTTTCCTTTTTGCTTTAATTTTGGTGGGCTCGTTACGTAAAAGAAGATTCTGTTCTCACTGATAAAATAATTCAGTACTCGGAGATTTACTCTTTTTTTCCTGGTCAATGTGACTCCGAAATTGAGGGTTATTTATCTGAAACTTTGAAATGCATATACACGAGAAGACATGCCCCTGCGAAAACCACGTAGATGATCATTTGTTTTCTTCTTGATGCTATATGTGGATTCCTAGAGGTCTTAGTTGTTTTGTTTATTTTGTGAGATCTTGATGAACAGTTTAGTTTATATATGTGTTCTAAAATACGGTCCAGGCGCTCGCCTAATCGGCGTTTACTATACGGTAGCAAACCATACCACTACAAGAAAACAACATGGATACTGAGGGAAAAAATCGTCGGANNNNNNNNNNNNNNNNNNNNNNNNNNNNNNNNNNNNNNNNNNNNNNNNNNNNNNNNNNNNNNNNNNNNNNNNNNNNNNNNNNNNNNNNNNNNNNNNNNNNGAAATAAGCTAAACTTCATGTGGTTTATGTTTTGGGGTTCATCAGAAAATTTGTGTATGAAAAATTGTGGACTCTACATTTCTTAACTCTTAAGGCTGAATCCCAACGTTAATGAATTTGGAACAATAGGCTAATAAACCTTGTGTTAATGTCTCACTTGTTGCTCTTGGCATGTGCATATGGTATTATTAATGTCTCTTGTATTATTCGTGCAAATATGATAAAATCACTATAACATTGCAGAGATTGAGAGAGACCAAACTATATCTTCATCTCTCTACACAGGCAGCACAGTTGCTACATCTCTCCCTTAATAAAGCTTGCGAACTTCTTCACGAGCTCATGAGCTTTCTCAGTATCAGGATTCTTCAAATGAAAGACATGTTTTTCTCCTTCAGTCTCCATCACCTCCACTTCTCCCTTCCAACCACTCCTCTCAAGCTTCGCCGCGTAACACCAATCTTGCCTCACTAGCAAATCTAACTCTGCCACCATCACCAAAACCTTTCTGCATCCCAAGCCGGAGATATCCACCGACTCTGCTTGAACGACGTTGATAAACGGATCATCCACTCCGTCTTTGCTATTAGGACTCGCTATCCTCCAGAGCGTCTCCGATCTGGACCTCGTCGTTACATCCGTCGTATCCTTGTCGTCGACTGGTGTTTTAGACCAGAAGTAAGGATGAACCAAGATGATTCCCGAGATTCCTGAACCGCTCAAATGGGGACTCAGTTTCTCCTTCGCAGCTCTCATCGTCATGTGATGAGTGATGTTCGCACCGGCGCTGTCTCCGGCGAGGAACACTTTGCTGAAGTCGGCGTGTTTGTTCAGCCAATTCTCCGGTCCACAACCGGCGATGTGGGTGAATACCCATTTGAGAGACGTCCATGAATCATCGTAAGGGATCGGAATGGGATGCTCCGGTGGACGCCGGTAATCCACCGACACTGCTATGCAGTCGGAAGCAGATACAGCCGTCGTGAGGAAAGTGTGGTAAGTCGGTGAGAAAGGGGTTTCGATGATGAATGCTCCTCCGTGGAAGTAAACGAGGAGAGGGAGTTTCTCACCGGTCTTCGCGGCTTTCTCCGGGAGGAAAATACGGACGGAGAGATTATCGCCGGGAGAATAAACGACGTCCTTAGAAACGACGCCGTTGTGGGGAGTTAAAGAAGATTGGACGATGGTTTCACCGGTGAGGCGCTCGATGCGGCCACTCTTGTAGATTATGAACACTGGAGAGAAGTCGTACACGATCTCTGAATCCATGGTTTCCGTTGACTTGAATGATAAGATTGAAAGACTTCGATAGTTGTTTGGTTTGTGTATGTGTGTGTTAGGTTTATGTCTCTCTCCAATTTTATTGGAGGTTGGTCTGTTCCAGACGCGTTATCTGTTAAAGATTCATTTCATATTGAAACTACATCTGATTTTATGTCAATTCAGTCTAATAATTGTGATTTTCGGCCCGGTAATCTGTCAACCCATAAATACTATATGAGGCTTTCGTTGTGAAAAATAGCAACTCTCGTACTGAGAATGGATTTCTAGTACCCTTATGGATCAACCTAAAAAAGCTAGACGAAATGATCAATGGTGTAATAGAGCTTGCATTCGTCGTCCACCACATGGAGTGCTAAAATGCAACTATGGCGCAGCTTACAATTTAAACAACCAACAAGTTCAATGCGGATGGATAGTTCAAGACAGTTATGGAGTTGCAAAATTGTGGGGATCCATATATGCAAGTAGGTTCAGTTTTGGAAGCAGAGGCAATGTCCCTCCTCTTCACAATGCAATCAACATGGAGTACTAGTTTTCCTAATGTTATATTCGAAGGCGATTCTAAAGTTTTGATTAGTAATATTCATCACAACCGAAAAGATATAGCTCTCCATAATCTCTTATGCGATATTTGGTTATGGACTACAAGATACACTTCGTCCTTCCATAGATTTACCTTAAGAAATGGAAATCTTGCTGTTCACTTAATTATTAGCAAAACGAAGTCCACCTAATATACTTTTTTTTTTAAATTGTTGTTACTATCTACGTTCATGGATAAACTAAACTTTGTATTCTGACTATGTTCTTTCAAGTTAATAATATTTTAAATTTTCGGTAGCACAAATGATGGATATGGATGAGTCTTCGGATTAGGGCTTATCATATGATTATGAAATTGACAATTTTCTCAAATAGTTTTTTTTTTTAAAAAGTTTTTGTTATAAAAATAGCTCTGAAAGAGAAAAATGATCAAAATAGCTTTTTTTTTATTTTAAAAATTTTAATTTTAATTTTTCAAAAACTGAAATCATATCCTCAAAACCTCACTCTTTAACTCTAAACTCTAAGTCTAGATTATTTAACCTTAGAATATAAATGTAATTTTGTCCTTAAATAAAATTTCTTTTGGTCATTTTTTTCTTTGAAAGCTATTTTTGTGAAAATAAACTTAAAATTACTATCATAATGAATTTCTCTTATGAAAATTGCTGGAGAAAACATTATCATATAGGTCACATTCTCTACATAAACTGGCAATAAGATGTGTAATATCTTCCGTCTACAAGATTGGATGCAATTATTTTGTACCCAAAAAAGAAAGAATTACTTCCACTTTCCTTCAAAAACAATTCACAATTGATTTAGAGTCCATGATGATAAGCTGCAAAATAAAAACAAAAAGAGAAGTGACTATTTAAGGTTGTGTTTGGTAATGACTTTTGGAATTAGGCTTTAACATTGTAGAAACTTTAACGGCTTTCAGTAAAAATCAGGTTTTATAGGCTTTAGAAAGAGTCCAACGTTTAGTGCACAAAAAGAAAAGGAAATATGGCTTTGAGTGTTTTTCGGAGACTTAAAGGCTTTTAGATCAATAAAGTTCCATTGGGTAAATAATGACTTCCAGGACTTTAGAATTATCTTAAAGTCTTTAAAGCTTTTAAAGCCCAAATCACAGGTCACAACCTAAGACAATTGTGTGTGTGAAGAACATCTTCATTAGAGTGTTAATTTTTGGGGGTTTCAGCTTAAAAGCAATTGGTATTAAATGGATTGGTCCAGATCCTTTATCTATTAGTCGTGTCCCAGTAAAAATCCTAATGTGGAAGATTTTTATTCTCACCTGTCCCCTTAATATTATGTATAACTATTAGTCTTGACAATATCCAGCCTATGATTGAGTTCGGTCAGACCATTGAAGTCAAGCTAGTTTAAAACCGACCAGACCTCTTTCGATAGACCGGATCAATTTCGGTTTGCTTGGGTAACGCGTGTTTGGACTTTGATAGTATGTTAAATTTTCTAGGCTTCAAATTTAAAACAAATTGATTTTAAGTTGAAAATTCATAAAATTTAACACATGGTCTCTCATGGAGCCTCTCAACATTTTTTTACATTGCTTTAACATCTTCTATCAATATTATAAATATCAAATTTTTTTTTTTAAATAATATCAATCTCTCCTTTGTGTTTTATCTACTTCCTCTAGCCTTTTGACCTTCTGTCTCTGGTGACCGGTGCCACGCCAAAATCCCCAAAAATAATATTTTCTGCAAAAACCGTAATAACAAGTTGTCCCACCAAAACTTGGAAAAATAATTTTTCCCCAAAACCGTAAAAATTAATTTTCCCGCCAAAAATCACAAAACAATTTTTCCTGCCAAAAGGGTTTCTCGCCAAAAACAAAAATGAATTTTTCTACCAAAACAAGTTTTCCCGCAGTAAAACAATTTTTTTCGCCAAAAACCACAAAAATGAGTTTTTTCCCGCCACAGATCATGCACAAATCATGTTCCAATTCTAGATCTGGTATCTCTGCCCGGTTTGACATAGTCTTACCCAATCTTCTCTTCATGTGGTAGCAATAATGTAAGATTTTGAAGAAATCACTTCCATATTTGCGAGTTCTTGATGGGGGCGTTAGCTGTTTTGGTCTGCAACAGGGTTTGTTCAAGTAAATTTTCGGTGAAGGTCGATGGTTGTTCATTTCTGTTGAACCGGCGTGGGTTCAGGCGTTCTGCGGAGCCGTCTTTCGAGGTCTTCAGCAACTTTCTTTACGGTTCTGTTGATAGATGATTTCCAGGTTTGCCTCAGAGTTACTTACCTGGTTCTATCCTTTAAGTTGGAGTTTGTTTTGTTCTTCTCTTCAAATTGGAATTATTAGTGCCGAGTTCAAGATTCTTAAGTCTCGCCGGGAGTTCAAGTATTCTCTTACATAATCGTGGTTTTAGGCTTTAGATATGTAATGTTTCTATGCTTGTCTGTAATCTTTTATTGTTTCCTCCCGGAAATAGGTTGCTCCTGTCCGGTTTAAGGCTCCGAAAAATTGGGATCTTTGTCTGTTTTTGGCTTCGGAAAGACTAATGTCTTTGCTTGCTGTTGTACCTCCTTTTATGTTAATATATTATTTTCTAGATGACAAAAAAATAGAAAGAGAGAGAAAGAGACCGTCTCTCATTTAAAAGATTTTAAACAAATGACTAGAAACTCAAAAATGATGTGTCTTTATGCAAATGGTTTAGTTTTCTTATATACTTAAATTGAAGTTACATATTTAAACTAAACTAATATTATATAACTCCGACATTTGTTGAAATACTCATCCCTGATGCTTTAAGCATGCCATCCAACAAAATAAGCTTAAAGTATATCAACCACAAGCCGAAACCATTTTTAAGAAATCAATTATTATGTTATAGCCCATTTGTAATAAGTATCAGAGGGACATAAAGGGGCGGACGGAGAACATTATTTAGTATGAGGTGCAAAGTTTAATTTGTATATAAATTAGGGATTTATAAATAAATTTTGATTAATTACTAAAAACATGTAAAAAATCAATATATCATTGAATGGGAGTATTTAGTATGTATGGAAATATGTTTTTCTTCACGAGACAGATTAGGAGAAGAAAATGATAAAAAAACCAAATTCTTAGTGAGACAAATAGGTCATAAATACCTTTGAGGAAAATCAACTAAACTCTCCAAGTATCAAGAGAATATCTCTAAATGAGTCATGTCATAGCCATGCATAGACTTGAATAGATGTCACCCTAAATTTGTTTTCCTTGGCAAATAAAACAAACTGCCTACATCTCAGCTTTGTTCAACAACTCATGGTTATATCAAGTCAACTTCAGTATCACCAACGCAAAGTTTGCAGAAGAGTATTAATCATAAGCCCAAGCCATCATTTAGAAGCCCAATATTACGCCATAGCCATGTGTTTAAAGTTTTTTTTCCAAGTGATTTGATATACAGTATATGCGAGTGTTGTCTTTCACCTCCTGTAACTTGTCTAGAAAACATGACCTTAATGACTACAGTATTAGTAGCTAGTTAGTCGTAATATGGGCATTACGACTAATTAACTTCGAAAATCGATTGGTCGTTAGAAGCTGGTCGTAATTAATTATTAGAGGCACATTGGTCGTAATATTACGACTAGACATATTAGTCGTACACTGGTTGTAACCTTACGACCAATTTACCTCTAATGTCGATGTTTATTAGTCGTAAGGTAACGACCACTTTACATCGACTTTAGATGTTCATTGGTCGTAAATTTGACCAACTTTATTTATTTATTTTTGAATTTTGTATTTATTTACAAATTTTATATATTAATTAAAATAAAATATTTAAATTTAGTTTGATTTAATTTTTTAAAATTTGATAAATTTAAAAGAAAATATCTAACATCCGTAAACATAATAATATCCATAATATAAAACATTCAAAATACAAATTAATTAAAACCGAAAAAANNNNNNNNNNNNNNNNNNNNNNNNNNNNNNNNNNNNNNNNNNNNNNNNNNNNNNNNNNNNNNNNNNNNNNNNNNNNNNNNNNNNNNNNNNNNNNNNNNNNNNNNNNNNNNNNNNNNNNNNNNNNNNNNNNNNNNNNNNNNNNNNNNNNNNNNNNNNNNNNNNNNNNNNNNNNNNNNNNNNNNNNNNNNNNNNNNNNNNNNNNNNNNNNNNNNNNNNNNNNNNNNNNNNNNNNNNNNNNNNNNNNNNNNNNNNNNNNNNNNNNNNNNNNNNNNNNNNNNNNNNNNNNNNNNNNNNNNNNNNNNNNNNNNNNNNNNNNNNNNNNNNNNNNNNNNNNNNNNNNNNNNNNNNNNNNNNNNNNNNNNNNNNNNNNNNNNNNNNNNNNNNNNNNNNNNNNNNNNNNNNNNNNNNNNNNNNNNNNNNNNNNNNNNNNNNNNNNNNNNNNNNNNNNNNNNNNNNNNNNNNNNNNNNNNNNNNNNNNNNNNNNNNNNNNNNNNNNNNNNNNNNNNNNNNNNNNNNNNNNNNNNNNNNNNNNNNNNNNNNNNNNNNNNNNNNNNNNNNNNNNNNNNNNNNNNNNNNNNNNNNNNNNNNNNNNNNNNNNNNNNNNNNNNNNNNNNNNNNNNNNNNNNNNNNNNNNNNNNNNNNNNNNNNNNNNNNNNNNNNNNNNNNNNNNNNNNNNNNNNNNNNNNNNNNNNNNNNNNNNNNNNNNNNNNNNNNNNNNNNNNNNNNNNNNNNNNNNNNNNNNNNNNNNNNNNNNNNNNNNNNNNNNNNNNNNNNNNNNNNNNNNNNNNNNNNNNNNNNNNNNNNNNNNNNNNNNNNNNNNNNNNNNNNNNNNNNNNNNNNNNNNNNNNNNNNNNNNNNNNNNNNNNNNNNNNNNNNNNNNNNNNNNNNNNNNNNNNNNNNNNNNNNNNNNNNNNNNNNNNNNNNNNNNNNNNNNNNNNNNNNNNNNNNNNNNNNNNNNNNNNNNNNNNNNNNNNNNNNNNNNNNNNNNNNNNNNNNNNNNNNNNNNNNNNNNNNNNNNNNNNNNNNNNNNNNNNNNNNNNNNNNNNNNNNNNNNNNNNNNNNNNNNNNNNNNNNNNNNNNNNNNNNNNNNNNNNNNNNNNNNNNNNNNNNNNNNNNNNNNNNNNNNNNNNNNNNNNNNNNNNNNNNNNNNNNNNNNNNNNNNNNNNNNNNNNNNNNNNNNNNNNNNNNNNNNNNNNNNNNNNNNNNNNNNNNNNNNNNNNNNNNNNNNNNNNNNNNNNNNNNNNNNNNNNNNNNNNNNNNNNNNNNNNNNNNNNNNNNNNNNNNNNNNNNNNNNNNNNNNNNNNNNNNNNNNNNNNNNNNNNNNNNNNNNNNNNNNNNNNNNNNNNNNNNNNNNNNNNNNNNNNNTGGTTTATGTTTTGGGGTTCATCAGAAGGTTTGTGTAGGAAAAATTGTGGACTCTACATTTCTTAACTCTTAAGGCTGAATCCCAACGTTAATGAATTTGGAACAATAGGCTAATAAACCTTGTGGTAATGTCTCACTTGTTGCTCTTGGCATGTGCATATGGAATTATTAATGTCTCTTGTATTATTCGTGCAAATATGATAAAATCACTATAACATTTCAGAGATTGAGAGAGACCAAACTATATCTTCATCTCTCTACACAGGCAGCACAGTTGCTACATCTCTCCCTTAAGAAAGCCTGCGAATATCTTCATAGCCTCAAGAGCTTTCTCACAATCAGGTCTCATCAAATGAAAAACATGGTCTTCTCCTTCACTCTCCACCAACTCCACTTTCCCTTTCCACTCGCTCTTCTTAAGCTTCGCCGCGTACCGCCAACCTTGCCTCGCCAACGCGTCTTTCTCAGCCACCATCACCAACGCTTTCCCGCAACCCAACCCGGAGATATCCACCGACTCTGACTGAACCACGTTGATCAACGGATCATCGACTCCGTCTTTGTTGTTTGGAGTAGCCATCATCCAAAACGCTTCGATCTTGGACCTCAACGTTTCATCTTTCGTCTCCTTGTCATCGATTGGTGTTTTCGACCAGAAGTAAGGATGCACCAGGATGATCCCGGAGATTCCTGAGTCGCTTAACTCGGGACTGACTTTCTCCCTCGCAGCTCTCATCGCCATGTGATGAGCGATGGTCGCGCCGGCGCTGTCTCCGGCGAGGAACAGTTTGCTGAAGTCGACGTGTTTGTTCAACCAACTCTCCAAGCCAGATCCGGCAATGTGGGTGAATACCCATTTGAGACATGTCCACGAATCATCGAACGAGATCGGAATGGGATGCTCCGGTGCACGCCTGTAATCCACGGACACTGCTACGCAGTCGGAAGCAGAGACAGCCGCCGTGAGGAAAGTGTGGTACGTCGGCGAGAAAGCGGTTTCGATGATGAATCCTCCGCCGTGGAAGTAGACGAGGAGTGGGAATTTCTCACCGGTCTCCGCGGCTTTCACCGGGAGGTACATGCGGACGGAGAGATTGTCGTCGGGAGAATAAACGACGTCCTTGGAAACGACGCCGTTTTGTAGGGTTAAAGAGGCTGGGACGGTGGTTTCGCCCATGAGACGCTCGATGCGGCCACTCTTGTATATCTTGAGCAACGGAGAGCAGTCGACGGCGATCTCAGAATCCATCGTTTTTTGGTTGATTTGGGAATAGTAAAACTTGTCTGAGAGTTGTGATGTGGGTGTTGGGATTATATCGAGAAATGGTGTGTGTGTACTAATTATACTATTGGAGCTTGGTTTGGTTGAGGCACGTGATGTGTGTTGTTGTTACACGGACTATATATTTGCCAGCAATTCAAGGTAGATGTAAATTTGTTGACTAGTTAGGTTAAAGACGGGTTGATATTTGGTACGTCATTTTGTTTAGTAACGTTTCCTATCTTTAAATTTGAACAGTTGGTATGGAGTTTTGAGTTTCAATGATTTCGGTTTTTGAAAATAAATGAAATAATTCTTAGCACATGAATTTAAGAGGGAACGTTACTGAACATGCGTTGTAATTTTCTTGCAAGGATCTTTTCATAACTTCTTGGTAGGCCTGGGCGGTCGGGCACCCATTGGCGTTCGGATCGGGTATTTCGGATTTCGGTTTTTTATATATTACCTCATAGATCCCATTCTAGTTATTTTCTAACTACGGGTCGGGATCGGATATAACACCTCGGTTTCGGATCGGTTTTGTATCACATTTGAAAACCCATAAAGTAACCATATATTATTTGGGTTCGGGTTTTTTTGGATCGGTTCGGGTTATACTGAAGTAAAAGACAAAAAAAAACAATAAATCAAAAGAAACACATAACTGAATGTGTGAAACTGAATTCAAAGGTTTTTAAAACAGAAAATAGCAACATCCCAAAACACATCAATACGGAAAATAGCAACATTTAAAAGTTTTGAAACTGAAGACTTAAAAGAAACAACAAACATAAACTGAAAGACACACACGTAAGTGAGAGACATTGGAATAATCTTGAGCTTAGGAGTACTTGACAATCATGATGTGGAACGTACTACTCCTGCCAAAGAAAAACGTAAAAGTTAAGCTAAAAACAAACTGAAACAGAAGCAAATCATTATAAACCAAAGGGTGTTTAGTGCAATACCTTAGAAACAAAGAGGCTCTTGATGTCATATAGCAAATTCTGATGCAAGACAGAACAAATCAAATCANNNNNNNNNNNNNNNNNNNNNNNNNNNNNNNNNNNNNNNNNNNNNNNNNNNNNNNNNNNNNNNNNNNNNNNNNNNNNNNNNNNNNNNNNNNNNNNNNNNNNNNNNNNNNNNNNNNNNNNNNNNNNNNNNNNNNNNNNNNNNNNNNNNNNNNNNNNNNNNNNNNNNNNNNNNNNNNNNNNNNNNNNNNNNNNNNNNNNNNNNNNNNNNNNNNNNNNNNNNNNNNNNNNNNNNNNNNNNNNNNNNNNNNNNNNNNNNNNNNNNNNNNNNNNNNNNNNNNNNNNNNNNNNNNNNNNNNNNNNNNNNNNNNNNNNNNNNNNNNNNNNNNNNNNNNNNNNNNNNNNNNNNNNNNNNNNNNNNNNNNNNNNNNNNNNNNNNNNNNNNNNNNNNNNNNNNNNNNNNNNNNNNNNNNNNNNNNNNNNNNNNNNNNNNNNNNNNNNNNNNNNNNNNNNNNNNNNNNNNNNNNNNNNNNNNNNNNNNNNNNNNNNNNNNNNNNNNNNNNNNNNNNNNNNNNNNNNNNNNNNNNNNNNNNNNNNNNNNNNNNNNNNNNNNNNNNNNNNNNNNNNNNNNNNNNNNNNNNNNNNNNNNNNNNNNNNNNNNNNNNNNNNNNNNNNNNNNNNNNNNNNNNNNNNNNNNNNNNNNNNNNNNNNNNNNNNNNNNNNNNNNNNNNNNNNNNNNNNNNNNNNNNNNNNNNNNNNNNNNNNNNNNNNNNNNNNNNNNNNNNNNNNNNNNNNNNNNNNNNNNNNNNNNNNNNNNNNNNNNNNNNNNNNNNNNNNNNNNNNNNNNNNNNNNNNNNNNNNNNNNNNNNNNNNNNNNNNNNNNNNNNNNNNNNNNNNNNNNNNNNNNNNNNNNNNNNNNNNNNNNNNNNNNNNNNNNNNNNNNNNNNNNNNNNNNNNNNNNNNNNNNNNNNNNNNNNNNNNNNNNNNNNNNNNNNNNNNNNNNNNNNNNNNNNNNNNNNNNNNNNNNNNNNNNNNNNNNNNNNNNNNNNNNNNNNNNNNNNNNNTAATTTCATCTGCACAGATAAATAAAAAAATTATATAAAAGAAGTCAAAACTAGTCCAATAAACTAAAGAATTAAACAAGTAGATACCTTGTTACAGAAGTGTTTCCAAGCCACACTTTCTACCCAACATAATGGCAACTCCCCTATCACCATCATCTCATTTGTTGCTTCTTTGAAAGTTTCTTCACTGACTTTTGCAGACATCACATTCCCTTCTTCATCTATGACTTGCTGAGTTGAACTTTGGCCATCTGAATACGAGTAGAACTGTTTGCATATGCTGATATGCTTCAGCAAGTTTGAAGTTCCCGATTTTGTTTTACAACAAAACTTCTTCTTGCAGTAATGACAAATACATTTGTCACGGTTCTCCTTCGTCCTTGTGTAATGGTTCCAGATTTTGGACCTTGGAGGAAGAATCCTGGGAGCTTTATTGGCTCCATTGGCTGTAGGAGATTCTTTACGTTTGCCTCTACTATCTGGAGTAGTCAATTCTTGTTCTTCTTC
This sequence is a window from Brassica oleracea var. oleracea cultivar TO1000 chromosome C1, BOL, whole genome shotgun sequence. Protein-coding genes within it:
- the LOC106320597 gene encoding probable carboxylesterase 13, producing the protein MDSEIVYDFSPVFIIYKSGRIERLTGETIVQSSLTPHNGVVSKDVVYSPGDNLSVRIFLPEKAAKTGEKLPLLVYFHGGAFIIETPFSPTYHTFLTTAVSASDCIAVSVDYRRPPEHPIPIPYDDSWTSLKWVFTHIAGCGPENWLNKHADFSKVFLAGDSAGANITHHMTMRAAKEKLSPHLSGSGISGIILVHPYFWSKTPVDDKDTTDVTTRSRSETLWRIASPNSKDGVDDPFINVVQAESVDISGLGCRKVLVMVAELDLLVRQDWCYAAKLERSGWKGEVEVMETEGEKHVFHLKNPDTEKAHELVKKFASFIKGEM
- the LOC106295425 gene encoding probable carboxylesterase 12 is translated as MDSEIAVDCSPLLKIYKSGRIERLMGETTVPASLTLQNGVVSKDVVYSPDDNLSVRMYLPVKAAETGEKFPLLVYFHGGGFIIETAFSPTYHTFLTAAVSASDCVAVSVDYRRAPEHPIPISFDDSWTCLKWVFTHIAGSGLESWLNKHVDFSKLFLAGDSAGATIAHHMAMRAAREKVSPELSDSGISGIILVHPYFWSKTPIDDKETKDETLRSKIEAFWMMATPNNKDGVDDPLINVVQSESVDISGLGCGKALVMVAEKDALARQGWRYAAKLKKSEWKGKVELVESEGEDHVFHLMRPDCEKALEAMKIFAGFLKGEM
- the LOC106335265 gene encoding uncharacterized protein LOC106335265, which gives rise to MDSSSTPNRASFDNNKDVEEEEQELTTPDSRGKRKESPTANGANKAPRILPPRSKIWNHYTRTKENRDKCICHYCKKKFCCKTKSGTSNLLKHISICKQFYSYSDGQSSTQQVIDEEGNVMSAKVSEETFKEATNEMMVIGELPLCWVESVAWKHFCNKNLLYDIKSLFVSKE